From a region of the Mytilus galloprovincialis chromosome 3, xbMytGall1.hap1.1, whole genome shotgun sequence genome:
- the LOC143069557 gene encoding zinc finger FYVE domain-containing protein 1-like yields the protein MTSVKKFRTRTSKRFCAEKLCCRSESTVATFHCEDCGSDQCEDCCETIHSTNASFELHDRNVIKGPHHSELCQISKILPSKICIDENFADLWCEVCCISFCNYCFEVFHKLSSRKTHRKISFKEHKLREQQKAEETLHMNIQSMPLPMNIQPLALSPVSDDDSLTYISFPQEESNIAMINTTQVQSVNIIPDLCVNTNDDDIINTLAESMIESEYDEIASFMLLDDQEQLKVSNEEDFLNKLECDSNDLVKVVSIFGNTGDGKSFTLNHTFFGGKEVFETSAQQKSCTIGVWAAYDSKSKTIVIDTEGMLGLTSNQNQRSRLLLKVLAVSDIIIYRTRAERLHTDMFQFLCDASATYYKYFSTELQEMAKRIGKTLADLTPAVIVFHETVNTQILSGKQSADSQLWDRFSQLDCKFHFKDLHYVGVQTKRPPTDFTPLKTVLETLLGDKTNRASKQPNVIYCTLKNLNDRFSGHLDRPEIGTFPDQIFSCPVRCLSCQESCIKCMNHCTESDGHETEKRCTYQHQYQNKVFLCKTCLLAGKHNVVVPKTSESTDNVWMGLAKYVWTGEVLECPKCGVIYRSRERWYGNKNMEDIVSVEVRHVWPDGYKNLQGTSNAARKVIDSMQYIADSVTSVSQKPTKMISDWMTDQIAPDYWVPNSQITNCKKCQKELDNEQKHHCRACGEGFCDDCSSKKRLIPERGWNFLVRVCDDCYSLENSTEIPGGREPQVTARKVGEVLSSAISVVGSTVIYPVGMLKDSARPTYWTPDEHITKCCVCETPFGPKLKIHHCRACGEGVCHDCSPDKRPVPLRGWDYPVRVCQKCFQKKDKV from the exons ATGACAAGCGTCAAAAAGTTTAGAACAAGGACTTCAAAACGTTTTTGTGCAGAGAAATTGTGTTGCAGATCAGAATCAACTGTTGCTACTTTTCATTGTGAGGACTGTGGCTCAGACCAGTGTGAAGACTGTTGTGAAACAATACATTCAACCAATGCCAGTTTTGAATTACATGATAGAAATGTGATTAAAGGTCCTCATCATTCAGAACTATGTCAGATTTCTAAAATACTTCCATCTAAAATATGTATAGATGAAAATTTTGCTGATTTATGGTGCGAAGTGTGTTGCATAAGCTTCTGCAATTATTGTTTTGAGGTTTTTCACAAGCTGTCATCTCGAAAAACACatagaaaaatatcttttaaagagCATAAACTTCGGGAACAACAGAAGGCAGAAGAAACACTACACATGAACATCCAGTCAATGCCCCTGCCTATGAACATTCAGCCATTGGCATTGTCCCCAGTGTCAGACGACGATTCATTGACCTACATTTCTTTTCCCCAAGAAGAGTCAAACATAGCAATGATTAACACAACACAGGTGCAGTCTGTTAATATTATACCAGATTTATGTGTCAATACAAATGATGACGATATCATTAATACTTTGGCAGAGAGCATGATTGAAAGTGAATACGATGAAATAGCAAGCTTCATGTTGCTTGATGACCAAGAACAGTTGAAG GTATCGAATGAAGAAGACTTTTTAAACAAGCTTGAATGTGACAGTAATGATTTAGTAAAAGTTGTGTCAATATTTGGAAACACAGGTGATGGAAAGTCATTTACCCTTAATCATACATTCTTTGGAGGGAAGGAGGTGTTTGAGACATCTGCTCAACAGAAATCATGCACTATTGGTGTATGGGCAGCATATGACTCGAAGAGTAAAACAATCGTCATAGATACAGAAGGAATGTTAGGATTGACATCCAATCAGAATCAACGATCTAGACTTTTACTCAAAGTTTTGGCAGTATCAGATATTATTATATATCGTACACGAGCAGAACGACTACATACAGACATGTTTCAGTTTCTTTGTGATGCTTCAGCGACATATTATAAATACTTCTCTACTGAACTCCAGGAAATGGCTAAAAGAATTGGCAAGACTCTGGCTGACTTGACACCAGCAGTTATTGTCTTTCATGAAACTGTCAACACACAAATTTTATCag GAAAACAGTCAGCAGACAGTCAGCTTTGGGATCGATTTAGTCAGCTGGattgtaaatttcatttcaaAGATTTACATTATGTTGGTGTTCAGACAAAAAGACCACCAACTGACTTCACACCATTGAAGACGGTCTTAGAAACTTTGCTGGGAGATAAAACCAACAGAGCTTCTAAACAACCAAATGTTATCTATTGTACACTTAAG AATTTAAATGATAGATTTAGTGGACACTTAGACAGACCTGAGATAGGAACTTTTCCTGATCAGATATTTTCCTGTCCTGTAAGGTGCTTGTCTTGCCA AGAGAGCTGTATTAAATGTATGAACCATTGTACTGAGAGTGATGGTCATGAAACAGAAAAGAGATGTACATACCAACACCAGTATCAGAACAAAGTGTTTTTATGCAAG acCTGTTTATTGGCTGGTAAACATAATGTTGTAGTACCTAAGACATCAGAATCAACAGATAATGTCTGGATGGGACTGGCTAAATATGTATGGACTGG AGAAGTTTTAGAGTGCCCCAAGTGTGGAGTTATATACAGGAGTAGAGAACGTTGGTATGGTAACAAGAATATGGAGGACATTGTTTCTGTAGAAGTCAGACATGTCTGGCCTGAT GGTTATAAAAATCTACAGGGAACCAGTAATGCTGCCAGAAAAGTTATTGATAGCATGCAGTACATTGCTGATTCAGTTACCAGTGTGAGTCAGAAACCAACTAAAATGatttctgattggatgacagacCAGATAGCTCCTGACTACTGGGTTCCTAATTCACAGATAACA AATTGTAAAAAATGTCAGAAAGAACTTGATAATGAACAGAAGCATCACTGTCGTGCATGTGGTGAAGGATTTTGTGATGACTGCTCATCAAAGAAAAGACTAATACCAGAGAGAGGCTGGAATTTCCTTGTTCGTGTTTGTGATGATTGTTATAGTTTAGAAAACTCAACAG AAATTCCTGGTGGAAGGGAACCACAAGTAACTGCCAGGAAAGTTGGTGAGGTGCTGTCGTCTGCTATCAGTGTTGTTGGTTCTACTGTAATCTATCCAGTGG GTATGTTAAAAGATTCAGCTAGACCAACATACTGGACTCCAGATGAACATATCACTAAATGCTGTGTTTGTGAAACACCATTTGGACCAAAATTGAAAATACACCATTGTCGAGCTTGTGGAGAGGGTGTGTGCCATGATTGCTCCCCAGACAAACGTCCTGTTCCTCTGAGAGGATGGGATTATCCTGTCAGAGTTTGTCAGAAATGCTTTCAGAAGAAAGATAAAGTGTAA